Proteins co-encoded in one Hypomesus transpacificus isolate Combined female unplaced genomic scaffold, fHypTra1 scaffold_124, whole genome shotgun sequence genomic window:
- the ldlrad4a gene encoding protein TMEPAI isoform X2 — MQNITVPGSSINSNSNVICSCNCTGSQPQGMDISELEFVQIIIIIVVMTVMVVVIICLLNHYRLSALAFLTRHSQARRRDQATQLDGCVWPTDSLVTQQGTTEVMYGPRGHQERFNPPSFMQRDRFCRFQPTYPYLQQDIDLPPTICLSDGEELPPYKGPCTLQLRDPEQQLELSRASVRAPPNRTIFDSDLIDVYVHGGGPRPPSCNSGVSAANSRMEGPPPTYSEVMGHYPGSSAFQSQYSNNGQQLGGNGGSTTPRTVHQSRIESTTLGFSKSKDSRQDKPV, encoded by the exons ATGCAAAACATAACGGTCCCGGGCAGCTCCATCAACTCAAACTCCAATGTCATTTGCTCCTGCAACTGCACCGGATCCCAGCCACAGGGGATGGATATAT CTGAACTGGAGTTTGTTCAGATAATAATCATAATTGTGGTGATGACGGTGATGGTAGTCGTGATCATCTGCTTGCTGAATCACTACAGACTGTCTGCCCTGGCCTTCCTTACCAGACACAGCCAGGCACGCAGACGAGACCAGGCCACACAATTG GACGGGTGTGTGTGGCCAACAGACAGCTTGGTGACACAGCAAGGAACAACGGAG GTCATGTATGGGCCACGGGGTCATCAGGAGAGGTTCAACCCGCCCTCCTTTATGCAGCGGGACCGTTTCTGCCGCTTCCAGCCCACTTATCCCTACCTGCAGCAGGACATCGACCTGCCCCCCACCATCTGCCTGTCGGATGGCGAGGAGCTGCCCCCCTATAAGGGCCCCTGCACGCTGCAGCTGCGAGACCCAGAGCAGCAGCTGGAGCTGAGCCGCGCCTCGGTCAGAGCCCCGCCCAACCGGACCATCTTCGACAGCGACCTGATAGACGTTTATGTCCACGGCGGCGGGCCCAGGCCCCCCAGCTGTAACTCGGGCGTCAGCGCCGCCAATTCTCGAATGGAGGGGCCCCCGCCCACTTACAGTGAGGTGATGGGACACTACCCAGGATCCTCTGCGTTTCAGAGCCAGTACAGCAATAATGggcagcagctgggtggaaaCGGTGGGAGCACTACCCCCAGGACGGTGCACCAGAGCCGCATTGAAAGCACAACTTTGGGCTTCAGCAAGAGTAAAGACAGTCGGCAGGACAAACcagtgtga